In Candidatus Nitronauta litoralis, one DNA window encodes the following:
- a CDS encoding FAD-binding protein, whose product MDWAGDQLRQIEATRRQRLDESAPKMDDSKASTLLENFHPDFKGLERLVQVGPQAGKLKCLSEIAELLEADSPLPAVFEPSPTLETDVLVVGGGGAGLAAALTLQNSGLQVTVATKLRIGDANTLMAEGGIQAAVGSNDSPRRHYADTVVGGHGKNVPELVRLLVEEARPAIDWLTQLGVHFGRTEKGYELKPGGGTSTPRVLSCQDVTGLEIMRVLRDAVFHGPAQLLEGHSAVELCDDGEGRVTGAVLWNSEAKELVTVSARAVLLATGGSGQLRLQGFATSNHLGATGDGLVLAWRQGCSLVHLDSFQYHPTGSVFPEAIAGQLVTESARSMGAQLLNAEGKRFIDELSYRDRVAAAIIREVSEGRGVTTPAGRQGVWLDTPLIDKRQGEGTLARQFPGMIHRFKKYGIDPSTQPLLVYPTLHYQNGGVAIDQEARTEREGLWAAGEVTGGLHGTNRLMGNSLLDIIVFGRRAGESIISNIKDRGPVTLSALSRFRKERETVSGLSQQKAPQLYPTVSGMKFELKQAPLEKPGDDSFSQQGSAGGSSFEPPDPFSAR is encoded by the coding sequence ATGGATTGGGCGGGAGATCAATTGAGGCAGATTGAAGCCACTCGCAGGCAGCGTTTGGATGAGTCTGCTCCAAAAATGGACGACTCCAAGGCGAGCACATTGCTTGAGAATTTTCATCCTGATTTCAAGGGATTAGAAAGATTAGTTCAAGTTGGACCTCAGGCTGGAAAATTGAAATGTCTGTCCGAAATTGCTGAATTACTGGAGGCGGACAGTCCACTACCCGCCGTGTTTGAACCATCACCAACTCTCGAAACAGACGTACTGGTTGTCGGAGGTGGGGGGGCTGGATTGGCCGCTGCGTTGACCTTGCAGAACTCAGGATTGCAAGTGACCGTTGCCACCAAACTTCGAATAGGAGATGCCAATACCCTCATGGCGGAAGGCGGGATACAGGCTGCGGTGGGATCAAATGATTCTCCTCGTCGGCATTATGCAGATACCGTTGTGGGTGGACATGGGAAAAATGTCCCCGAGTTGGTTCGACTTCTGGTTGAAGAGGCCCGACCTGCTATTGATTGGTTGACGCAGCTTGGGGTTCATTTTGGGAGGACCGAGAAAGGCTATGAGCTTAAACCCGGTGGGGGAACATCTACTCCGAGGGTGCTTTCCTGTCAGGATGTCACCGGCCTCGAAATCATGCGGGTTTTGCGCGACGCCGTGTTCCATGGTCCTGCGCAACTGCTGGAGGGCCATTCTGCAGTGGAGCTGTGCGATGACGGTGAAGGTCGCGTAACGGGTGCTGTATTGTGGAATTCAGAAGCCAAAGAACTGGTTACGGTTTCGGCGCGGGCGGTGTTGCTGGCTACCGGTGGTAGCGGTCAGCTCCGTTTGCAGGGGTTTGCAACAAGTAATCACCTTGGAGCAACGGGAGATGGTCTGGTTCTTGCCTGGAGGCAGGGGTGTTCGCTGGTGCATCTGGACAGCTTTCAGTATCATCCCACCGGTTCTGTTTTTCCGGAAGCCATTGCTGGGCAATTGGTGACTGAGTCAGCCCGGTCCATGGGAGCGCAATTGCTGAATGCTGAGGGGAAACGTTTCATAGATGAGTTGTCTTATCGTGACCGGGTGGCGGCGGCAATAATCAGGGAAGTGAGTGAAGGACGGGGAGTGACGACACCTGCCGGGCGACAAGGGGTCTGGCTGGATACCCCTCTTATTGACAAGAGGCAGGGGGAAGGTACGCTGGCCCGTCAATTCCCCGGCATGATCCATCGTTTCAAAAAATATGGAATTGACCCCTCGACCCAACCGTTATTGGTATACCCCACCCTGCATTACCAGAATGGTGGTGTGGCCATTGACCAGGAAGCCCGGACCGAACGCGAGGGCCTCTGGGCTGCGGGGGAAGTGACCGGGGGACTGCACGGAACCAACCGGTTGATGGGCAATTCACTTCTTGATATCATCGTATTTGGTCGCCGGGCCGGTGAGTCGATAATCAGCAATATAAAAGATAGAGGCCCCGTTACCTTGTCTGCACTTTCCCGATTTCGCAAGGAACGCGAAACTGTTTCGGGATTGTCCCAACAAAAGGCGCCCCAGCTATACCCAACGGTTTCAGGCATGAAGTTTGAGCTGAAACAGGCACCTTTGGAAAAGCCCGGTGACGATTCTTTTTCCCAACAGGGTTCTGCCGGAGGCTCTTCTTTTGAACCTCCCGATCCCTTCTCCGCACGTTAA
- a CDS encoding 4Fe-4S dicluster domain-containing protein, whose product MKNNPETKTVQITVAGKPMEAREGQTIVHALWQAGMASEVMTGCLGGVCGACTVSVRYPDGRKGGTELACLHQVEEGMQVFPFPVDPIPTKPPVKEPDAAKLREAYPTLDRCTKCESCTYACPMDIPVMDSVLRMQKGEVEQVAQDFTTCIHCGLCRAVCEDKVEPHQMGMWVRRSLGQSLPNMTPQEEPEGEAEREWGYLMEGTLEQRLERARQFRTQESLNSLEDSKE is encoded by the coding sequence ATGAAAAATAACCCCGAAACCAAAACTGTCCAAATCACCGTCGCCGGAAAACCCATGGAGGCCAGGGAGGGGCAGACCATTGTCCATGCCCTATGGCAGGCCGGTATGGCGAGCGAAGTAATGACCGGTTGTCTTGGCGGGGTGTGTGGGGCCTGTACTGTTTCCGTCCGCTACCCTGATGGCCGCAAGGGAGGAACAGAACTGGCTTGCCTTCATCAGGTGGAAGAAGGTATGCAGGTGTTCCCATTCCCGGTTGATCCGATACCAACCAAACCTCCGGTAAAAGAGCCGGATGCGGCCAAACTCCGGGAGGCCTATCCCACTCTTGACCGTTGCACCAAATGCGAAAGTTGCACCTATGCCTGTCCGATGGATATTCCTGTTATGGACTCGGTGCTTCGAATGCAAAAAGGGGAGGTTGAACAGGTGGCGCAGGATTTCACAACCTGTATCCACTGCGGGCTTTGCCGGGCAGTGTGTGAAGATAAAGTCGAGCCACATCAGATGGGCATGTGGGTCCGGCGTTCTCTCGGGCAAAGTCTGCCCAACATGACACCTCAGGAAGAACCAGAGGGTGAGGCTGAACGCGAATGGGGTTATTTGATGGAAGGGACACTGGAGCAACGTCTGGAGCGTGCCCGCCAATTTCGGACCCAGGAATCGCTGAATTCATTGGAGGATTCGAAGGAATGA